Within Flavobacterium pisciphilum, the genomic segment GATAGAATACGATTTGTTTCATAATTTGCCGTTTTATGAAGGGCTATTATTTAATAAACAAAGCGGAAGTATTCGATCTGCAGTTTACATGAATAAGAAACTTGTAAATACTGCTGAACGTAAAACCTTTATTCTTGAAAATCTAGTTCCTAAAATCGATAAATTCGAGAAAACAACAGGGATCGATTTGCGTGTTTCAGGAATGCCATACATCAGGACTATTAATGCAGATAATATGAAAGGTGAAATAGGTCTTTTTATTGGAGCTGCTTTACTTACTGTCTCATTGATTTTCTTTTTCTTTTTCCGTTCGTTCAGAGCCACATTTATTTCTATTTGTATTTTAATTGTAGGTGTAGTTTGGTCTTTTGGAACACTTGGATTGTTTCATTATAAAATCACAGTTTTAACGGCTATTATTCCACCTTTGATTATTGTAATCGGAATCACGAATTGTATTTTCTTGATTAATAAATATCAACAGGAAATAAAACTTCATAACAATCAGGCAAAAGCTTTACAGCGTATTATTTCTAAAATTGGGGTTTCGACTTTGATGACGAATCTAACAACTGCAATTGGTTTTGCTACGTTTATGATTACGGGCAACGATTTGCTTTTTGAGTTTGGTTTAGTGACATCGATTAATGTTATCTCGGTTTATTTATTGACACTTTTAATTGTGCCGATTGTGTATAGTTTTATGTCAATTCCAGACGAAAAACACTTGAACCATTTAACCAAGACTTATATTTCGGTATTGTTAAATAGAGTAGAAAGCATAGTTAGAAATAGAAGAAAAGTTATTTATACCATCTACGGATTGCTTTTATTGCTTAGCGTTATTGGAGTTTCGCAAATGAAGGTTTCAGGAAGTTTGATTGGAGAAATGCCTAAGAGTGCTTCTTTCTTTAAAGATATTTTATTTTACGAAAAGGAGTTTAATGGAGTGATGCCTTTGGAGATTATGATTGATACCAAGCACAAAAAAGGTGTTATGAAATTATCGACAATGCGTAAAATGGATGAACTTCAAAGTACTATTGAAAGTATGCCTGAATTGTCTAAGCCAGTTTCAATAGTGAATTTGGTTAAATATTCGAAGCAAGCTTTTTACAATGGAAAACCTGAATATTATCAATTACCAACTTCACAAGAGCAGACATTTATATTGGCTTATGCTAAAAATGCGGTGAAAAATAGTAAGGATAATTTGATGAAGAGTTATGTAGATTCGACTGGACAATACGCTCGAATTACAACTTTTATGAAAGATATTGGTACTGATGAAATGGCAAGAGTAGAGAAGAAGCTTCATTCTAGGATAGATGAAGTTTTTCCTAAAGATCGCTATGAAGTTACAGTAACAGGTAAAGCATTGGTTTTTCAAAAAGGAACTTCTTATCTAGTGGATAATTTAATCGAATCGCTAATTTTTGCCATCTTTGTTATTGCAGCACTTATGTTGTATTTATTCAGATCGTTTAAGATGGTTTTCGCATCAGTTATAACAAATATTTTACCACTTTGTATTACGTCTGGATTAATGGGGTATTTTGGGATACCACTTAAGCCATCAACGATTTTAGTGTTTAGTATTGCATTTGGTATATCTGTAGATAATGCAATTCAGTTTATGGCAAAATACCGTGATGATTTATTGCAGAATAATGGAAAGGTAAAAAAATCAGTTTTCAGTGCATTGAGAGAAACAGGAATTAGTACTTTTTATACTTCCGTTGTATTGATTTTAGGGTTTGCTACTTTTACACTGTCAAGTTTTAGTGGGACAATTGCACTTGGAGGATTAATTTCTTGCACTTTGGCATTTGCAATGTTTGCAAACTTATTAGTCTTACCAGCTTTGGTATTGACATTTGAGAAGAAAAAAACAAAAAAAGAAGATAATATTGAAGGAGAGATTTAATCTCTCCTTTTTTTTGTAATGAAAATGA encodes:
- a CDS encoding efflux RND transporter permease subunit, whose product is MKNKLYVGFWELVARIILKNRVAILGGIIAITLFLGYQWKNLAMTYTEANLLPKNHIANKDYQKFLDKFGEEGNLIVIGFKDPTFFTPKNYAAWNELMTGLKKAKEVDLVVSLSDLKKLEKDTVNEKFVLAPFIDQKKALDPEYLKKIEYDLFHNLPFYEGLLFNKQSGSIRSAVYMNKKLVNTAERKTFILENLVPKIDKFEKTTGIDLRVSGMPYIRTINADNMKGEIGLFIGAALLTVSLIFFFFFRSFRATFISICILIVGVVWSFGTLGLFHYKITVLTAIIPPLIIVIGITNCIFLINKYQQEIKLHNNQAKALQRIISKIGVSTLMTNLTTAIGFATFMITGNDLLFEFGLVTSINVISVYLLTLLIVPIVYSFMSIPDEKHLNHLTKTYISVLLNRVESIVRNRRKVIYTIYGLLLLLSVIGVSQMKVSGSLIGEMPKSASFFKDILFYEKEFNGVMPLEIMIDTKHKKGVMKLSTMRKMDELQSTIESMPELSKPVSIVNLVKYSKQAFYNGKPEYYQLPTSQEQTFILAYAKNAVKNSKDNLMKSYVDSTGQYARITTFMKDIGTDEMARVEKKLHSRIDEVFPKDRYEVTVTGKALVFQKGTSYLVDNLIESLIFAIFVIAALMLYLFRSFKMVFASVITNILPLCITSGLMGYFGIPLKPSTILVFSIAFGISVDNAIQFMAKYRDDLLQNNGKVKKSVFSALRETGISTFYTSVVLILGFATFTLSSFSGTIALGGLISCTLAFAMFANLLVLPALVLTFEKKKTKKEDNIEGEI